From the genome of Clostridiaceae bacterium, one region includes:
- a CDS encoding ABC transporter permease: MLAYFIRRLLAMIPKLFLITVIIFICLQFVPGDPLSYKISPEQMAFMTEEAIEQMRDSLGLNDPAIVRYFRWLGDLLRGDLGYSLISGAKISKVILSRLPATLEITILGFIIATILGIGFGFITAIKRNTPIDYTLTALGMVGVSIPEFFFGLTAIVIFAINLKWLPTGGRFTIGKESFIERIPYMIMPVLIIGIAYTATLMRYTKGSMLDVMNKDYIKAARSKGLSEGRVNFFHSFRNALIPVMIIIVNRIPILISGTVVIESVFNYPGMGTLIVESISGSDMPVVMITTLFIAIAVLVASFLIDIFSAILDPRIRFGES; encoded by the coding sequence ATGCTCGCTTATTTTATTAGAAGACTGTTGGCAATGATACCAAAGCTCTTTTTAATAACCGTAATTATTTTCATTTGCCTTCAGTTTGTACCGGGCGATCCCTTATCCTATAAAATTTCTCCTGAACAAATGGCCTTTATGACTGAAGAGGCAATAGAACAAATGCGGGATAGTCTGGGACTTAATGATCCGGCCATTGTACGTTATTTCCGCTGGCTTGGCGATTTGTTGAGGGGTGATTTAGGTTACAGTCTTATATCCGGCGCCAAAATCTCCAAAGTTATTCTTTCAAGGCTTCCTGCCACCCTGGAGATTACAATTCTTGGATTTATAATTGCTACAATACTTGGTATTGGTTTCGGATTCATCACCGCGATCAAACGCAATACGCCTATAGACTATACTTTAACTGCTTTAGGTATGGTGGGAGTATCGATCCCGGAATTCTTTTTTGGTCTGACTGCTATTGTAATATTTGCCATTAACCTTAAATGGCTCCCTACCGGAGGACGGTTCACAATAGGCAAGGAATCTTTTATTGAACGTATACCATACATGATAATGCCCGTATTAATTATTGGAATTGCATATACAGCTACGCTTATGAGATATACAAAAGGTTCCATGCTTGATGTTATGAACAAGGATTATATAAAAGCAGCAAGAAGTAAAGGTTTATCTGAAGGAAGAGTAAACTTTTTCCATTCTTTCAGAAATGCTTTAATTCCGGTAATGATTATAATAGTAAACCGCATACCTATTTTGATTTCCGGAACCGTAGTTATCGAGAGCGTTTTCAACTATCCGGGCATGGGGACTCTCATAGTGGAATCCATTTCAGGCAGTGATATGCCGGTGGTAATGATAACCACTTTGTTTATTGCCATTGCGGTATTAGTAGCAAGTTTCCTTATAGATATTTTCTCTGCCATCTTAGATCCCCGTATCCGTTTTGGCGAATCATAA
- a CDS encoding ABC transporter substrate-binding protein, with product MKKLLALLLVLCVLVSGVAGCASKTTTSGDSKTSTTQTDTKDTQPTETKEEDYSETGSLNVLWFASGGTDGKFECVYLDYQSQVPDMLYDTLLKLDIEDHTKYVPRIAEKWDISNDGLIYTFYIRENCNWTDGKPVTADDFVFSFEAQLRGYGIQNERGSFAYIKGAKEFVEGTADHIEGIKADGKKLTIELHTPYSYFMRTLATFVPYPRHCFPENVDYTKFGEYEYWEFPIHCGPYKLESVHYPDSCVLVRNDDWYGPKPGIKYIHGISFSTGGKDAAEAAMIAGKLDLVHSNEFNDINFAQNVVSKNPDYSYQVFPSAYIRLMCTNLTGSQDGKWNKFMANADFRKAINYAIDKEGIASYFPGQAVALSTLVNPDDPFYNKSIPRFKRDTEKAKELLKSVGYDGSTVRIAYYYNDQISKDIVDYICQNLNDVGIKTESILFTQDLANAIYEMKNWDLLYAGANQMSGLECYGLLATGAIYDKYLGNAELRDELFTKYMNELLITTDTNKIREIGNKLQENGVEYCAQIPLYAMNKVMVFNDAKWDFDEVWLKGTDLAIYRTCDLRLESWKLRKP from the coding sequence CACTTCTGCTAGTTTTATGTGTTTTGGTTAGTGGAGTTGCAGGTTGTGCTTCGAAGACAACTACATCTGGAGATTCAAAAACTTCGACTACTCAGACCGACACCAAAGACACTCAACCTACAGAGACAAAAGAAGAAGATTACAGCGAAACAGGCAGTCTGAATGTTCTGTGGTTTGCATCCGGAGGTACGGACGGAAAATTCGAGTGCGTTTACCTGGATTATCAGTCTCAAGTTCCTGACATGCTCTATGACACCTTGCTGAAACTGGATATTGAAGACCACACAAAATATGTACCCAGAATAGCAGAAAAATGGGATATTTCAAATGACGGACTGATATATACTTTCTACATCCGTGAAAACTGTAACTGGACTGATGGAAAACCTGTTACGGCTGATGACTTTGTATTCAGCTTTGAGGCTCAGCTGAGAGGTTATGGTATCCAGAATGAACGCGGTTCCTTTGCTTATATTAAAGGGGCAAAAGAATTTGTTGAGGGAACGGCTGATCATATTGAGGGTATAAAGGCAGATGGCAAGAAACTTACTATTGAACTGCATACGCCATATAGCTATTTCATGCGTACTTTGGCAACCTTCGTTCCATATCCGAGACATTGTTTCCCTGAAAATGTGGATTATACAAAGTTTGGAGAATATGAATACTGGGAATTCCCGATCCATTGCGGACCATATAAACTTGAATCAGTTCATTATCCCGATTCTTGTGTATTGGTCAGAAATGATGACTGGTATGGACCTAAGCCGGGAATCAAATATATTCATGGTATAAGCTTCAGCACCGGCGGTAAGGATGCTGCAGAAGCTGCCATGATAGCAGGAAAACTTGACCTTGTTCATTCAAATGAATTCAATGATATAAACTTTGCTCAAAACGTTGTTTCCAAGAATCCGGACTATTCATATCAAGTATTTCCATCTGCATATATCCGTCTGATGTGCACTAACTTAACCGGCTCTCAGGACGGAAAGTGGAACAAGTTCATGGCAAATGCAGATTTCCGCAAAGCTATCAATTATGCTATCGACAAAGAGGGTATAGCTTCGTACTTCCCTGGTCAGGCAGTTGCATTGTCAACACTGGTGAACCCTGATGATCCATTCTATAATAAGTCAATACCAAGGTTTAAGAGAGATACAGAGAAAGCAAAAGAGTTGCTGAAGTCCGTTGGGTATGATGGCTCAACAGTTCGCATTGCTTATTATTACAACGACCAGATATCAAAAGATATAGTTGATTATATCTGCCAGAACTTAAACGATGTAGGTATCAAGACTGAATCAATACTATTCACTCAGGATTTGGCCAATGCAATATATGAAATGAAGAACTGGGATCTGCTCTATGCTGGTGCAAACCAGATGAGCGGTCTGGAATGCTATGGTTTGCTAGCTACCGGAGCTATTTATGACAAGTATCTTGGCAATGCAGAGCTCCGTGATGAATTATTCACTAAATATATGAATGAACTGCTGATAACAACAGACACCAATAAAATTAGAGAAATAGGTAATAAATTACAGGAAAATGGAGTAGAATACTGTGCTCAAATCCCGTTATATGCTATGAACAAGGTTATGGTATTTAATGATGCTAAGTGGGATTTTGATGAAGTATGGCTTAAAGGAACAGACCTGGCAATCTACAGAACTTGTGACCTGAGACTTGAATCATGGAAGCTCCGCAAACCATAA